In the Kitasatospora terrestris genome, one interval contains:
- the groL gene encoding chaperonin GroEL (60 kDa chaperone family; promotes refolding of misfolded polypeptides especially under stressful conditions; forms two stacked rings of heptamers to form a barrel-shaped 14mer; ends can be capped by GroES; misfolded proteins enter the barrel where they are refolded when GroES binds): protein MAKTLQFDEDARRSLERGVNKLADTVKVTIGPKGRNVVIDKKFGAPTITNDGVTIAREVELDDPYENLGAQLVKEVATKTNDVAGDGTTTATVLAQALVNEGLRNVAAGAGPAALKKGIDKAVAAVSEHLLSIAREIEGQEDVAAVAALSAQDPQVGELIGEAIAKVGKDGVITVEESNTFGVELDFTEGMQFDKGYLSPYFVTDAERQEAVLEDPYILINQGKISSIQELLPLLEKVLQAGASKPLLIIAEDVDGEALSTLVVNKIRGTFNAVAVKAPGFGDRRKAILGDIATLTGGQVVSEEVGLKLDQVGLEVLGTARRVTVTKDETIVVDGAGASEEVAGRVNQIKAEIANTDSDWDREKLQERLAKLAGGVCVIKVGAATEVELKERKHRLEDAISATRAAVEEGIVAGGGASLVHAQKVLADGLGLTGDEATGVAVVRKALAEPLRWIAQNAGLEGYVITHKVAELEAGHGFNAATGEYGDLLKAGVIDPVKVTRSALENAASIASLLLTTETLVVEKKEEEADNGHGHSHGGHGHSH, encoded by the coding sequence ATGGCGAAGACCCTGCAGTTCGACGAGGACGCCCGCCGCTCGCTGGAGCGCGGCGTCAACAAGCTGGCCGACACCGTCAAGGTGACCATCGGCCCCAAGGGCCGCAACGTCGTCATCGACAAGAAGTTCGGCGCCCCCACCATCACCAACGACGGTGTGACCATCGCCCGCGAGGTCGAGCTCGACGACCCGTACGAGAACCTCGGCGCGCAGCTGGTCAAGGAGGTCGCCACCAAGACCAACGACGTCGCGGGCGACGGCACCACCACCGCCACCGTGCTCGCCCAGGCCCTGGTCAACGAGGGCCTGCGCAACGTCGCCGCCGGCGCCGGCCCGGCCGCCCTGAAGAAGGGCATCGACAAGGCCGTCGCCGCCGTCTCCGAGCACCTGCTCTCCATCGCCCGCGAGATCGAGGGCCAGGAGGACGTCGCCGCCGTCGCCGCCCTCTCCGCGCAGGACCCGCAGGTCGGCGAGCTGATCGGCGAGGCCATCGCCAAGGTCGGCAAGGACGGTGTGATCACCGTCGAGGAGTCCAACACCTTCGGCGTGGAGCTGGACTTCACCGAGGGCATGCAGTTCGACAAGGGCTACCTGTCGCCGTACTTCGTCACCGACGCGGAGCGCCAGGAAGCCGTCCTCGAGGACCCGTACATCCTGATCAACCAGGGCAAGATCTCCTCCATCCAGGAGCTGCTGCCGCTGCTGGAGAAGGTCCTGCAGGCCGGCGCCTCCAAGCCGCTGCTGATCATCGCCGAGGACGTGGACGGCGAGGCGCTCTCCACCCTGGTGGTCAACAAGATCCGCGGCACCTTCAACGCGGTCGCGGTCAAGGCCCCGGGCTTCGGCGACCGCCGCAAGGCCATCCTCGGCGACATCGCCACCCTCACCGGCGGCCAGGTCGTCTCCGAGGAGGTCGGCCTCAAGCTCGACCAGGTCGGCCTGGAGGTGCTCGGCACCGCCCGCCGCGTGACCGTCACCAAGGACGAGACCATCGTCGTCGACGGCGCCGGTGCCTCCGAGGAGGTCGCCGGCCGGGTCAACCAGATCAAGGCCGAGATCGCCAACACCGACTCCGACTGGGACCGCGAGAAGCTGCAGGAGCGCCTGGCCAAGCTGGCCGGCGGCGTCTGCGTCATCAAGGTCGGCGCGGCCACCGAGGTCGAGCTCAAGGAGCGCAAGCACCGCCTGGAGGACGCCATCTCCGCGACCCGCGCCGCGGTCGAGGAGGGCATCGTCGCCGGTGGTGGCGCCTCCCTCGTGCACGCCCAGAAGGTGCTGGCCGACGGCCTCGGCCTGACCGGCGACGAGGCGACCGGTGTCGCGGTCGTCCGCAAGGCGCTCGCCGAGCCGCTGCGCTGGATCGCCCAGAACGCCGGCCTCGAGGGCTACGTCATCACCCACAAGGTCGCGGAGCTGGAGGCCGGCCACGGCTTCAACGCCGCCACCGGCGAGTACGGCGACCTGCTGAAGGCCGGCGTCATCGACCCGGTCAAGGTCACCCGCTCCGCCCTGGAGAACGCCGCCTCCATCGCCTCCCTGCTGCTCACCACCGAGACCCTCGTGGTGGAGAAGAAGGAGGAGGAGGCCGACAACGGGCACGGCCACTCGCACGGCGGCCACGGCCACAGCCACTGA
- a CDS encoding WhiB family transcriptional regulator, translated as MADFSRLPGPNADLWDWQLSAACRGVDSSLFFHPEGERGAARSSREASAKEVCMRCPVRAQCAAHALAVREPYGVWGGLTEDEREELLGRARNRLAEVPLAMPSTIRR; from the coding sequence ATGGCAGATTTCTCCCGCCTCCCCGGCCCCAACGCCGACCTGTGGGACTGGCAGCTGTCCGCCGCCTGCCGCGGCGTGGACAGCTCGCTCTTCTTCCACCCGGAGGGCGAGCGCGGGGCCGCCCGGAGCTCGCGCGAGGCGAGCGCCAAAGAGGTGTGCATGCGCTGCCCGGTACGCGCCCAGTGCGCCGCCCACGCCCTGGCGGTGCGCGAGCCCTACGGCGTCTGGGGCGGACTGACCGAGGACGAGCGCGAGGAGTTGCTGGGCCGGGCCCGCAACCGGCTGGCCGAGGTGCCGCTGGCCATGCCGAGCACCATCCGGCGCTGA
- the groES gene encoding co-chaperone GroES, whose translation MTTSSKVAIKPLEDRIVVQPLDAETTTASGLVIPDTAKEKPQEGVVLAVGPGRFEDGQRLPLDVAVGDIVLYSKYGGTEVKYQGEEYLVLSARDVLAIIEK comes from the coding sequence GTGACCACCAGCAGCAAGGTTGCCATCAAGCCGCTCGAGGACCGCATCGTGGTCCAGCCGCTCGACGCCGAGACCACCACGGCCTCCGGCCTGGTTATCCCGGACACCGCCAAGGAGAAGCCCCAGGAGGGCGTCGTCCTGGCCGTCGGCCCGGGCCGCTTCGAGGACGGCCAGCGCCTGCCGCTCGACGTCGCCGTCGGTGACATCGTCCTGTACTCGAAGTACGGCGGCACCGAGGTGAAGTACCAGGGCGAGGAGTACCTGGTCCTCTCGGCTCGCGACGTCCTCGCGATCATCGAGAAGTAA
- a CDS encoding LysR substrate-binding domain-containing protein: MIEARHLRVLRAVSRTGSYSAAARELGCTQPAVSQQMKALEKSVATPLVVRSGKGMQLSEAGRVLLKHATGILAGLSAAEEEVAAIAGLRAGRVRLVSFPTASSTLVPRSVARLRAARPGVRVSLVEAEPPESLTMLRGGECEVALAFRYPDSQGGAAFRPSPHATPREARAEAALEAAASAAANDWSDLVVRPLLDDPLVGVVPEGHPLADRGADRPVELAELSGEQWIAGCPQCRGHLVELCADAGFEPRIDFATDDYPAVVGLVAAGLGVAVLPGLALESVRHTGVVAVPVRAAVGGPARRQVVALTLPDLAEVPAVALMLDQLEAAAAPR; the protein is encoded by the coding sequence GTGATCGAAGCCCGCCATCTGCGTGTCCTGCGTGCCGTCTCCAGGACCGGGTCCTACTCCGCCGCCGCCCGGGAGCTGGGCTGCACCCAGCCGGCGGTGAGCCAGCAGATGAAGGCGCTGGAGAAGTCGGTGGCCACCCCGCTGGTGGTGCGCTCGGGCAAGGGCATGCAGCTGAGCGAGGCCGGCCGGGTGCTGCTGAAGCACGCCACGGGGATCCTCGCGGGCCTGTCCGCCGCCGAGGAGGAGGTCGCGGCGATCGCCGGACTGAGGGCCGGACGGGTGCGGTTGGTGTCGTTCCCGACCGCGAGTTCCACCCTGGTGCCGCGTTCCGTCGCCCGGTTGCGTGCCGCCCGTCCGGGGGTGCGCGTGTCGCTGGTGGAGGCGGAGCCGCCGGAGTCGCTGACGATGCTGCGCGGCGGCGAGTGCGAGGTGGCGCTGGCGTTCCGCTACCCGGACTCGCAGGGCGGCGCCGCCTTCCGCCCGTCGCCGCACGCCACGCCGCGCGAGGCGCGGGCCGAGGCGGCGCTGGAGGCGGCCGCCTCGGCGGCGGCGAACGACTGGTCGGACCTGGTGGTGCGCCCGCTGCTGGACGACCCGCTGGTGGGCGTGGTGCCGGAGGGGCACCCGCTGGCGGACCGCGGCGCCGACCGCCCGGTGGAGCTGGCGGAGCTCTCCGGCGAGCAGTGGATCGCGGGCTGCCCGCAGTGCCGGGGGCACCTGGTGGAGCTGTGCGCGGACGCCGGCTTCGAGCCCCGGATCGACTTCGCGACCGACGACTACCCCGCGGTGGTCGGCCTGGTGGCGGCCGGGCTGGGAGTGGCGGTGCTGCCGGGGCTGGCGCTGGAGTCGGTGCGCCACACCGGGGTGGTCGCGGTACCGGTGCGGGCGGCGGTCGGCGGGCCGGCCCGCCGTCAGGTGGTGGCGCTGACCCTGCCGGACCTGGCGGAGGTCCCGGCGGTGGCGCTGATGCTGGATCAGCTGGAGGCGGCGGCGGCCCCGCGCTGA
- the guaB gene encoding IMP dehydrogenase gives MSYNAAGVPEKFAMLGLTYDDVLLLPGASEVLPNQVDTSSRVSRNVRVNIPLLSAAMDKVTESRMAIAMARQGGVGVLHRNLSIEDQVNQVDLVKRSESGMVTDPITVGPEATLAEADALCARFRISGVPVASPDGKLLGIVTNRDMAFESDRSRRVSEIMTPMPLITGKVGISGEDAMALLRRHKIEKLPLVDDEGRIKGLITVKDFVKAEKYPNAAKDAEGRLLVGAAVGASAEAFDRAQALVGAGVDFLVVDTSHGHSHNALAWIAKIKAAVGVDVVGGNVATRDGAQALIDAGVDGVKVGVGPGSICTTRVVAGIGVPQVTAIYEAALACQAAGVPVIGDGGLQYSGDIGKALAAGADTVMLGSLLAGCEESPGELLFINGKQFKSYRGMGSLGAMQSRGQAKSFSKDRYFQADVSSDEKLIAEGIEGQVPYRGPLSAVLYQLVGGLRQTMGYVGAATVAEMESKGRFVRITSAGLKESHPHDIQMTVEAPNYTSR, from the coding sequence ATGTCTTACAACGCCGCAGGCGTACCCGAGAAGTTCGCGATGCTCGGACTCACGTACGACGACGTCCTGCTGCTGCCCGGGGCCTCCGAGGTGCTCCCCAACCAGGTCGACACCTCCTCGCGGGTCTCGCGCAACGTTCGGGTCAACATCCCCCTGCTGTCCGCGGCGATGGACAAGGTCACCGAGTCGCGGATGGCGATCGCGATGGCCCGTCAGGGCGGCGTCGGCGTGCTGCACCGCAACCTGTCGATCGAGGACCAGGTCAACCAGGTCGACCTGGTGAAGCGCTCCGAGTCCGGCATGGTCACCGACCCGATCACCGTCGGCCCGGAGGCCACCCTGGCCGAGGCGGACGCGCTGTGCGCCCGCTTCCGGATCTCCGGCGTGCCGGTCGCCTCGCCCGACGGCAAGCTGCTGGGCATCGTGACCAACCGTGACATGGCCTTCGAGAGCGACCGCAGCCGCCGGGTCTCCGAGATCATGACGCCGATGCCGCTGATCACCGGCAAGGTCGGGATCTCCGGCGAGGACGCGATGGCGCTGCTGCGCCGCCACAAGATCGAGAAGCTGCCGCTGGTCGACGACGAGGGCCGGATCAAGGGCCTGATCACCGTCAAGGACTTCGTCAAGGCTGAGAAGTACCCCAACGCCGCCAAGGACGCCGAGGGCCGTCTGCTGGTCGGCGCCGCCGTGGGCGCCTCCGCCGAGGCCTTCGACCGGGCCCAGGCCCTGGTCGGCGCCGGCGTGGACTTCCTGGTCGTCGACACCTCGCACGGCCACTCGCACAACGCGCTGGCCTGGATCGCCAAGATCAAGGCCGCGGTCGGCGTCGACGTGGTCGGCGGCAACGTCGCCACCCGCGACGGCGCCCAGGCGCTGATCGACGCCGGCGTGGACGGCGTCAAGGTCGGCGTCGGCCCGGGCTCCATCTGCACCACCCGCGTGGTCGCCGGCATCGGCGTCCCGCAGGTCACCGCGATCTACGAGGCCGCGCTCGCCTGCCAGGCGGCCGGCGTGCCGGTGATCGGCGACGGCGGCCTGCAGTACTCCGGCGACATCGGCAAGGCGCTGGCCGCCGGCGCCGACACCGTGATGCTCGGCTCGCTGCTGGCCGGCTGCGAGGAGTCGCCGGGCGAGCTGCTGTTCATCAACGGCAAGCAGTTCAAGTCCTACCGCGGCATGGGCTCGCTGGGCGCCATGCAGTCCCGCGGCCAGGCGAAGTCCTTCTCCAAGGACCGCTACTTCCAGGCCGACGTCTCCTCCGACGAGAAGCTGATCGCCGAGGGCATCGAGGGCCAGGTCCCCTACCGCGGCCCGCTCTCCGCGGTGCTGTACCAGCTGGTCGGCGGCCTGCGCCAGACCATGGGCTACGTGGGCGCCGCCACCGTCGCCGAGATGGAGTCCAAGGGCCGGTTCGTGCGGATCACCTCCGCGGGCCTCAAGGAGAGCCACCCGCACGACATCCAGATGACCGTCGAGGCGCCGAACTACACCAGCCGCTGA
- a CDS encoding response regulator transcription factor, translating to MTSVLVCDDSPLAREALRRAVATVPGVDRVTTATNGEEVLRRWVADRSDLVLMDVRMPGLGGVETVRRLLSADPGARIIMLTVAEDLDGVALAVAAGARGYLHKDASRAELRATVTQALADPTWRLAPRRLRSPDMGAAPTLTAREIQVLEGMSHGRSNAEIGRELFLSEDTVKTHARRLFKKLGASDRAHAVALGFRWGLVR from the coding sequence ATGACATCCGTACTCGTCTGCGACGATTCCCCGCTCGCCCGGGAGGCGCTTCGCCGTGCGGTCGCGACCGTGCCCGGCGTCGACCGGGTGACCACTGCGACGAACGGTGAGGAGGTCCTCCGCCGCTGGGTGGCCGACCGCTCCGATCTCGTTCTGATGGACGTCCGGATGCCCGGCCTCGGCGGGGTGGAGACGGTCCGCCGACTGCTCTCGGCCGACCCGGGCGCCCGCATCATCATGCTCACCGTCGCCGAGGACCTGGACGGCGTGGCGCTCGCGGTCGCCGCCGGCGCCCGCGGGTACCTGCACAAGGACGCCTCGCGCGCCGAACTGCGGGCCACCGTCACCCAGGCGCTCGCCGACCCGACCTGGCGGCTCGCGCCGCGCCGGCTGCGCAGCCCCGACATGGGTGCCGCGCCGACGTTGACGGCGCGTGAGATCCAGGTGCTGGAGGGCATGAGCCACGGCCGCAGCAACGCCGAGATCGGTCGCGAGCTGTTCCTCTCCGAGGACACCGTGAAGACCCACGCCCGGCGGCTGTTCAAGAAGCTCGGCGCCTCGGACCGCGCGCACGCGGTGGCGCTCGGCTTCCGCTGGGGCCTGGTCCGCTGA
- the shbA gene encoding RNA polymerase sigma factor ShbA has product MRDDEAAAPSAARPEPARPEPEGPAADPSYASDRRAEQPAGSTSPEIAELVAAAVRGEGPAIEALLGYVLPLALRYCRGRLVRLPGNARHHVDDVAQEVCVAVFVALPRYRDTGRPFEAFVYGIAAHKVADLQRAAMRGPGSTVIPPDDLPETPDESLGPEERALLSSDAAWIKELLSNLPARQRELVLLRVADGLSAEETGEVLGMSPGAVRVAQHRALSRLRALAEESS; this is encoded by the coding sequence ATGCGCGACGACGAGGCAGCCGCCCCGAGTGCGGCCCGGCCCGAGCCGGCCCGGCCCGAGCCCGAGGGCCCGGCCGCCGATCCGTCGTACGCGTCGGACCGTCGTGCCGAGCAGCCGGCCGGCTCCACCTCGCCGGAGATCGCCGAACTGGTCGCGGCCGCGGTGCGCGGCGAGGGTCCGGCGATCGAGGCGCTGCTGGGCTACGTCCTCCCGCTGGCGCTGCGCTACTGCCGGGGCCGGCTGGTCCGGCTGCCCGGCAACGCGAGGCACCACGTGGACGACGTCGCGCAGGAGGTCTGCGTCGCCGTGTTCGTGGCGCTGCCGCGCTACCGCGACACCGGGCGTCCCTTCGAGGCCTTCGTGTACGGGATCGCAGCGCACAAGGTCGCCGATCTGCAGCGGGCCGCGATGCGCGGGCCAGGCTCGACGGTGATCCCGCCGGACGACCTGCCGGAGACGCCGGACGAGTCGCTCGGCCCGGAGGAGCGGGCGCTGCTGAGCAGTGACGCCGCCTGGATCAAGGAGCTGCTGTCCAACCTGCCGGCCCGCCAGCGCGAGCTGGTGCTGCTGCGGGTGGCGGACGGGCTGTCGGCCGAGGAGACCGGCGAGGTGCTGGGGATGTCGCCGGGCGCCGTCCGGGTGGCCCAGCACCGGGCGCTGAGCCGGCTCCGCGCGCTCGCGGAAGAGTCCTCGTAG